A genomic segment from Orrella daihaiensis encodes:
- a CDS encoding helix-turn-helix domain-containing protein, protein MTQTPLTGRELQCLAWVSRGKTSWETATILGLSERTVNFHLCNASRKLNVYGRQACVARAIHLGLLEPFTATSTTA, encoded by the coding sequence ATGACGCAAACACCTTTAACCGGGCGAGAGCTGCAATGTCTGGCGTGGGTGTCGCGCGGCAAAACCAGCTGGGAAACCGCCACCATATTAGGCTTAAGCGAGCGCACCGTAAATTTCCACTTATGCAACGCGAGTCGCAAATTAAATGTTTACGGGCGCCAAGCCTGCGTTGCGCGCGCCATTCATCTCGGACTGCTCGAGCCATTTACCGCAACTTCAACG